The Papio anubis isolate 15944 chromosome 2, Panubis1.0, whole genome shotgun sequence region CAATGCAACCACCCTGCACACCCACACCACCCTGACTTCTCATGCACACGCCGACACCAGCACACACAACACCTGCAGGATCACGAGTCTGGAGATGGGGGACAGAGAGGCAGCCCCCGGCTCCCTCCACTCAGCAAGGGCTCTGCCCCTAACTCCTCCTGACCGGTGGCCGCCAGGATGGATCCACTCAGCAGGGCACGACCGAGCCCTCCGAGAAGACAACGTGGAGTCTCTGGGGTGGTTCTGGCCCCCAACCCCAACCTCGCGACCACAGCAGCGCCACAGGGCGGCCCAAGAAGTAGGCAAGACAATGAGGGGGCAGGGCCAAGCTGGAGGGGCGCGGCCTCAGGTGTTGTCGGCCCCGCCCGGCGAAGGAATGCAAACGCGCTTGCGGGACGCCTGGCCGGGTTGCGGTCTTGGACGAATGGCGTGCGAGGGCGACCGGATGAAGAGATGAAATCTTGGGGAAACCACGAGCCGGGGCGAGATGTGGGGCAGGGACTGCACGgccggggaaactgaggcccagttcAGCGACGGCCACGCGGAGGGGGGCGAGTGAGCCCAGAGGGGGTCACGGGCCAAGGGAACGCGAGCCAGGCGAGACTGAGACCGCGACCCTGGGACCGTGGCTACGGCAGTCCGAGACGCCGCGCGCGCACGCACAGTCGGAGAGCAGCTACAAAACTAGGCCAGGTTTATTGCCGATAAGGGAGAACCGGGGCCGCCGTTAGGAATTAAGGCCACAGGCGGCCCTCGTGCTCTGACGAAACGGGGACTTGGAAGCCGGGGAACCCCGCCCCAGACTGTGCAAAAAGTGCTGCTACGGCCACAGACGCCAGCGCTGACTCTCAGGGCCGCCCCTCAGCCGGCGAGGGGCAGGACTTCCGCCCGCCAATCCCTGAGGGAGTAACATCGCCCGCCAATCCCTGAGTTGGGCAGGGTGGGGCCCCGCCCACCCCCTGGGCGGCCCACCCCGGGGTGTTCCCGTCGACTTCTGGGCGGGGCCTTCCGGGCCAAGCCCGTCGGGGGCGGGGCCCGAGCAGCCGGACTGGCCAGGTTCAGCGCGCCTCAGCAGGGTTGTATTCCGTCTCTCCCGAGGACACCTGGGAGATCCGCCGCGAGGACCGCCACAGCTTCCGCGCGAACTGGCTGCTGCGCACCTGGTGGGCGTAAGGGTTGAGTAGGGTCAGCTGGGACCGCCGCGCTGCGCCCCGCCCCGTTCGAGGGGCCTCCCCACCCTCGCCCCATCCTCACCTCAGAAGGCTGCCCGGCGCCCACCACGATGAGCTTGCCGTCCTCCAGGCCCACCAGCACGTGGCTGCGCTCCTTGGTCACGGCCACGCTGCGGATGGCCACCTTCATGGGCAGGGGAGGCGCGGCCGGGAGCAGTCTGGAAGGGAGAGGGGATATACACCAGCTTGCGACTGCAAGGGGGTTTTGCGACCAGCAGATACCCCTTATCCCATATACCCTCTCTGTCCTCATTTTAAGGATGGCTAAATTGAAACTTTTATACACAAAGAAATCTCCCACAACTGTGGCTAAGCCGAGGCGCAGGGCAAGACCTCCCTATGGGAAGATGAGGGGACAGGTAACAAACCTTGAAATATGTGCCCACAAACATGTATGGTGTGTGGATTCCTAGGGGGAATCTCCCCCCGCTTTATTCTACACCAATGACCACAACCTTCAGGGGCCATGAACTCATAAATGGGGGGGCTTACGTGTTTAGTTGGAGGATGTGCAGGGCGCACTGGGCGGTGCCCAGCAACACAAAGTCCTCTGTCACCGTCAGGGCTGTAGGCTGCTCTGCCAGGGGCAGTGAAGCCCGCAACTTCCCATTGACCGAATACAGGTGCAAGGAGTAGGTGACCTGGAGGAAGCAGGGAGTGTCAGCAAGGACAGGATCCCAACTGCCCCTCCATCTTTGCTGGGTACCCCTTCCCCATACCTGGGCCCCAGGACGTTCCCACGCTGAGCTCTGTACCACAATCTGGCCTTCGGACCCCAATGCCAGGTGGAAAATAGGTCCAGGCACTGAGGCACTCGGAGGCTGTAGTGCTGCCACAAACTGGCCACGGCGTACAGTGTGTATGATCACAGTTCCATCCTGCAGGAAGGCAACTTAGGGTCCTGGGCAGGAATCTGGGCTCCAGGGGGATTGCCCAGCAAACTCACCCTCCCCAgggcacatgcatacacacacctCAGATCCAGACACAGCCATGTCAAGTTCAGTGTTGATGGccacacagctcactgcagccccatgCCCATACAGGACCTGCACAGGCTTTGGTGCCAGGCCTACTGACAGACCACCCTGTGGATGACCAGGGTTGGCTTAGGACTGGCCCCTGAGGCTCAGGAAACGAAGGCCTTGTCCAAGACTAGAGAGCTGGAGGGTCATGGAACCCCAGACTTGCTCATGGTagcaaagggaagggaaagacagGAGGGCAGGACCGGAAGGCCACCGAGGGATGGATGGGCTGTAGGTCTGGGCTATGGGGACCCCACAGAGCTGCCTATCAGGCACACCTGATGCAGGAGCCGCCACACCATGCATGTGGTGTCCCGGGAGCCTGAGATGAGGTAGATGCCACAGGTGTCCAGTGCAAGGCAGGTTACTACATCTGCACGGGAAGGGGAGGGTACAGGCAAAATGGAGGAATCACATCCGCTCCGGCCAGCCTCAGAACCCGGCCCCATACCTGCGTGCCTCCAAGGCTGTTCATACCAAGGTGGCGGCTGAGCTGGCTCAACAGCTTGCCACGGGATAGTGCAGTCACTCGCAGGCTGCCATCCCAGTGGCCCCCGCTGAATAGCAGCTTTCCGTCAGGGGCCACTGCCAGTGCTTGTCCGCTCACACCACTGTCTGGCACCCATGGGCCACTCAGCAGTCGCTGCGTCCTGACCCAGTGAGGGGGATGGCAAGTGAGGCCAGGCCACATGGAAGAGACCCAGGCCCTCAGGGAGCCTGGTCAGACCTTTCCCCTGCAGCTGGCCTACATTCTGATTAGGGAGAGGAATAATTCAGGGTGCAGAGCATTTGTAGCCCACCCCACCCACAGCCCTCTGTCCTACTTGTGGCTGCCCATGGTGGGGTCTTTGCTGAAGCTGAAGTAGTTGCTTATGTTGCGGTCATAGGGCAACCAGCTGTGGGTACCCAGCAGCCCACTGGCACTCACGGTCACCTGAAGGCAGGAGGGGGCAGAGATGGGTTtgtggcagaggcagaggggGAGTGGAGCTGAGCTAGGGCTCTGCACAATGCACTTACCAACAGGTCTGGGGAACCCTGGGTGATGAAGGAGTGGGGCTGCCGGTGGGGGACCAGAGCTAGCACCAGGGGTACACCATCACTGACGACCTGCAGGGACAAGGGCAGGCCTAGCTATGCCTGAGTACTATCAGATTACACTATCTTCTCCCTGAAGCATCATCCCTTCCTTTACCCTCAGTCCCCAGGGGTCACGGAGTAGGTATCACAGATGCAGAGGTCCCTCCAAGCAACAGGCAGAGACTTTAGGAGGGCATCTCAGAAAGTGGGTGAGAAGCTGGGACAGACGTGGAAGATGCTTCCAGAGTATCACGCTTAGTTTCAACCTTGGTCCTCCCACCCTGTTATTCCTTGTCCCCCTAGCCCAAaggcaggaagagagggaaaCCTAAAAAAAAGTCAGGCCTGGGGGCAACATTCAGGAATGTTCCTGCCTAGGAAGGCGATGGAAGGGGTCCAAGGACAGATCTCCTCCCTCCTGATCTCCCTAAGGCTTTCAGAGCTTGTTAGGTGAGTCAACACTTTATCCTGGCCCTGATGAGGAGGGCACCCCTCCTGCCCCCATACTCTTCCCATGTTAACTCATTTTCTAAGGTGCTTTGAAATCAGTGACCTTGATTAGGGTTCCCATCTGCCCCAAGTGGTTGGTAAGGACAGTGGGGTTAAACCCATTTCACATAATATAAAGTTGAGGTCCTGTCTTCCTCTCACCTCTGCAAAGAATGCCTTGAGTTGGTCCAGGTGCTGGAAGATGCTAGGTGAGTTAGTGTCCAGGCGTGCAAGGCGATGGGCTGCTTCCTCAGCTGAGAGCCGAGTTGGATGTGGCTCCTGTGGGCAAGTGGCTGGTCAGCACCATGGCGTGGGCATCCCTGGCCACTATCCTCTAAGCTGGCTTTACCTTCAGCAGCTGACAGGGAGTTTGCCCAAAGTTGCTGATAATACCCTCCAGAGCCTTCCGTTCCCGCTCATCTGTCACATGGTCCAGGTCTACAGCCCCTGGGAAGGTAGGCAGAGCAGTCAGGGCTCCCCACGTGCCCTCTGCATCCACCCCTCCTGATTTTGTCCTGGCCCCAACAGTCCAGCACACTGCCCACCCTCATAGGTGCAGTAATAGAAGACATTGAGGGCCTCCTCGGCAGCTGGCCCCCGCTGCTTGTAGCCAAAGATGAGGTCGATCCACTCGTGCAGGTGGGCAGACACATACTCCGACTCCTGGGAGTAGGGAGGCAGCAATCAGTGCAGGGACGGCTGACCCCCCATGACCTTCAGAACCCCGGCTGCCTGCCATTTGCCTGTGGTTGCTTCCTCACCAGAGCCTGGCGGTGCTGCTGGATGAAGTCCTCAGGAGAGCTGGCCCACGGGGGCAGCACTACATCGCCCACCTTCTCGTTGGTCAGCTGGAGACAGCCCAGGTCAAAACCTGGCACAAAGGACTGCGTCAGCTGTCTCCCTGTCCATCCCAACTGCCCCCTGGCCACTCCACCATCTGCCCTCCATCCCCACACCTGCCCGCTCCAGTGCCAGCACCTCACACCTACCGTTCTGGTTCTCCAGGAAGTCAGGAAAGTAGAAGAATTCTGGGATGAGCTCCTTCACATCGGCGGGGCTCTCCAGGCGtgcctgccaggctgctgccacTGAGTGGAACTGCCGGTCGGAGCAGTcaaagctgggggaggggcatgggGCCAAGGTGAGGTGGGGAGAATGGGAACAGGGAGGGAGATGCTGTGgctggagggaagaagggagccAAGGGTGGGCCCAGGATGTGGGGAGGACCAGCCTCCTCCCCCAGTCTGCCCACCAGCCCCTGGGCTGTACCGGCCACTCTGCAGCTGGACGTGCAGGGAGGTGAAGGGCTCCACGCGGATAAGGTAGTGCATCACGCCTGCTGCATTGGAGTAGTGGGTGCCATAGTGGAACTTGTCAATGGTCCCCGCTGGGTCCTCAAAGCTTTCATACCTGGGGCCACAGTTGGACATGTCAGCAGAAGCCCTCCCCTCACCTTTCCCTACCCGCTAAGCCCAGCCCTGCCCGCATGCTCACTTCTCCCTCACGAGCTGGGCATGCTTGGGGTTCACCACACCGATGGGCTTAGACAGGTCCCGGAAGACGGCTGGGTTGCTGAGGTCCAGGGTTGGGGACACGTAGTCCTGCAGGACCCAGGGGAACTGGCCGCCCACCCAAGCAGGGGCTGCATGAGGGCCCTGACGGCCTACCagcccaccctgccctgccctcaccctcaccctcaagAAGGCGGGTACAGAACCTGCCCACAGGTTGGGGGAGCACCACTTAGAGGGGTCACAGGGGAGCAAGACAGACTGTCCTGGAACAGGATTCCTTTTGAGGAATAGAGGCtaggtggggaggggaaggtaGTGAGGCTGGGGACCTCTGGGGGTTGGCAGGGAACAGAGGCCAGCTCTTCATTGGCACACCTACCCAGGACCAAGCTCAGGGCTTGGCCCACTGGCAGGTACCTACACTTGGGGGAACCAAGGGCTGATAGGTCagaggggcaggggtggaggggtACAGAGTGAGGCCCTCACCACAGGGTACTGAGACAGGTCATTGTAGGTCCGCCCCGCAATGGTGTTGAGTTGCATCAAGTACTCGAAGTTGGATATCTCACGCTGTACCCATTTCTGGGGACAGGGGCAATCAAGATGTGAGCCAGGTGGGCTGTCCAGCACTGCCCCCTGATTCAGGGTCCCAACTTCACATCCCTCACACTCCGGGCTCTCACCTGTGTAAGGCCTGAGGCACGCAGCATCTCCTGGGGGGAGCGGCTGCTTAGGTAGCCTTGAGAGGGAGGCCGTAGGCGCAAGAGCCACGAGTACACCTGGTTCCGTACCTGGGTGTGGGGTGGGatggggccaggctggggcctGGGAGTCTGGCTAGGAGATGAGGCTGGGGTCGTGCCCACCTTGCATGGGAAGTTGAGGAAGTAGTTGGCCTGATCGATAAAGAAGAGCTCAAGTGCTGAACGGCGCAGGTTGAAACGCCGCAGGTGGACCTCACGCAGCTGGGCCAATGGGCGCCGGAAATCATAGCCAATGCCTATGGGGAGGAACAGCAGGTACAGGAGTCACTCACCCCAAGCCCACCCAGACCTCAGCCATTCCCTGCCATCTTCCCAACCCACACCACCAGGACGCACCCTCCTCAGTTTCGACACGCTCAGTGCTGCCATCGTAGAAGTACACATTCTGTGTGGTGACCTCCAGCAGCCCTGGGACCACGGCCACTACCGTCACCAGCTGGCACTCAGCCGACAGCACCAGCTTCTCACGCTGCTCATCCAGTTCTGCTGCTTCCATCCTAAAGACCAGCAACCTACCTCAGGCTCTAGGCTCTGGGACCCCCTTCTTCACAAGCCCAAAGGGCATCCAAGTGCCATTGAGTCATGGGGTATATACTCTCATGACTCCCAGAGATGGGGAGGGGCTGTCTAGGGTCCAGAACCTACTGGTCCCAGCCCCTGTCCCCAGCCTGCCACCCACTAGGCTTCTGAATATTTTGCCAGGATGCCAACCCTTGTCCCCTGCTCCCCTCACCCAGCCCCTGCCCACTCCCTGGGCCCCCTTCCCGCTCTGGTTTGTTTCTCAGTGCTGTCCTCGGGTGCCTGGCTGTTAAAAGAGAAACTCAGCCCTGTTAGGAGACTTTCCCACCCCCCATCTGGCTTTGGACAGTCCCTTCAGGGGGATGTAGTCAGGCAGCAGAAGAGGGAGTTGATCCCACAGAGGCATGCACACACTGGAGCAGACCCCTTGCCCACCACCCCAGTCCGATCTCTCCAGGGCCTCACTCACGGGGTCTCCAGCTCAGCCAGCTCATCTTCGCCGAGCTGGTCCTCCTGCAGCTCCTCGGGTGGGGTGCTCACTTTGGCCTCTTTGGTCACTGCCAGAGGCAGTGAGGCCTCCTCAGTGGGTGTCAGGGGAACCTCACCTGCAAGGGGCCAAGGGTACTCAGATGAAGCAAGGCAGGATGGGACACGGGACAATTGAGTTGGGCGGACCCAGCTCAGCATACTCCCTCACCCAGATTGTCACGGAGGGCACTGGCTTCCAGGTGAGGGTCGAAGTGATGGTTGGGCACCAGCTTCAGACGCATGCGTGAGTATGTCTCAGCGCTGGACAGTTTCCAGCGGAGGGTGGGAGGGTCCCTGTAGAATGTCCCCCAGGTCATGGGTCGGTAGAAGGCTGTAGACACCCCCATCCCTCACCCCAAAGGCAGTCTGGGGTTCCAGGTGACCCCCTCCCTCCCAAGCCCCACCCCTCCACAGTGACACTGCCTCAAGCCCGGCCCACCTCAGCGCCCATGCCCCACATGGGCTGGCGAGCTGGCGCCACAGCGTGCCCCAGTGCAGCAGGGCTGTGGAGTGCTGCGCTGCCTGCTGCTTCAGCGCTGCCGTGTAGCGCAGCCCCTCCAGGCGCGCCCGCCTCTGCGCAGGTTCCAGCACCAGCTCCTGGGGTGGGGGAAATAGGTCAGTCCCCTGGCTGCTGCCTGTCCTACCCCTATTTCTCCACCTTGTGAGACATCTCCTGGGCGCATGTGTGGATCAGtttcccatccccacccctgtGGCACACCTGGAAGGCCCGACGACTCTGGGCACGCTCCCGCTGGCGCCGCTGCCCACTGCTCATGAGCATGTCATAGCAGGCATTCCAGAAACCTGACATAAGGTCGTGGCTCTTAGCATACGTGTCCATTTCGAACTGGGACATGGTTGGCTGCACCTGGAGGATTGGTCAGAGGAGAACAGTGCTCGATATGGGCCCCAGTCCCCACTCCTcttcctgggccccacctccaggcACCTGTTTGTCGATGAAGTGGCGCCATTCGGGTGTGGCACAAAAAGCCTGGAAGTCTTCAAAGAAGGTGGGGCTGCCATTGGTGGGTGGCAGGGAGGGTAGTCCCCACTGCAGCCCCAGCGGCTCATAGGCACGGTCTAGCAGCGTGCGTACCAGCGGCACCAGCCAGGAGCAGCGCTCTGCGGCTGCTGTGGCTGCAGGTGGGGGCCCTGTCTTATCAGTGGCTGACTCGGAGGAAGAGGTGTTCAGCGCCCGCCCCAGTGCAGCCTCCAGCTTGGAGAGCACATAGCAGGCTTCCTCCTGGCGGGCTGGCACTGCAGTCTGTAGCAGCATGTGCAATCTCACATAGGCCTGGGCATGCAGCTGTGGGTGCAAGAGAGATGAGTGGCACCCAGCCACTCTTGGAGCTCCCCACACCTCCCATGCCCCCTGCCCCCATGTTCACCCTGTGCTCACCTGTGGGTCTTCCAGCAGGATGTAGCCAAGCACAAGCCGCAGGCCAATCTGTGCCATCTCACGGAGATCAGCTGTGCCGTTGGCCAGGTGGGGCCAGGCTCCCAGGCGATCAAGTAGGCTGCATACACCTTCAAAGAGCTGCCACAGACAACGGGTTCCCAACAGACATCACCAGGGGAGGCCAGGAGTCCATGGAAAGAGAGCAAAGTAAAGTTTGCGCTGGGGGCCAGGTAGGGTTTGTGCACACAGGCAAGTCCACGCTCACAGGCATTCATGCTGATGTACCCACAACTGCGCACGTGTACCCATCCACCTCCCAGACCAGATCCCTGCAGCCTTGCGTGAACCTGAGTGTTCATGTGGCTCACGCCTCTCTGAGGGGCCGCACCTTCTCACTCCACAGTTCCTGGTTACCATGGCCTTCAGCACACAGGAAGTCCTGCAGCAGACGCAGCAGCCAAAGCACCTGCTGGGTGAGGCTGGCCAGGACCCCCACGGGGGCTTCCTTGATGTCGGTCAGGGCTGACTCCAGCATCATCTCCAGGAGGCTGGCGGGTGAGTGGGGAACTCAAGGGTCTACCTGactgtcttctttccttcccccgAGGCTCCCTGAAGCCCCTCCCGCTCCAGACTTGCCCTCTCACCTGCGCTTGATGCAGTCTGGTGGGCGCACAAGTGTGGCTGAGGCCCCCAGCTGGGTGAGCACCGAGAAAACCTGGCCACGCTCCCGCCAGGCAGCCTCATCGCTGCCTTCCACACCACGCCACGTCACCGAGAACAGCACGTTGGTGAGCAGATTGCACAACTCTTCCTCAGAGGTTTGCTGTGGGCACAGGTGGGTGATGTGGGCATGGGTTGTGGGCCGCAGAGGGAATCAGGCTGATGCCCATCCATCCCCAGTCAGCATCCCTCCTGGGGTagccacccaggaggcagagcatTTGGCTAACAGTGAGCCTGGCACTAAGGGCGTGGAAGAACTGTTTAGGGGTCTCAGCTACTACCTGAGTTCCAGGCAGAATCCTGGGGTCTCGCCAGACTCCCAAGAAGAGATGAGGCAGTTCACATAGAACGAGCAGAGGCCCATCCCCAAACCCAGAAGCCCAGGGCAGGGCCATTGGCGTTTGCTGCCCTTGGACCCTCTGAGGTCTCTGCCCTACAGGCTCTCTTGAGGGCCCTTCTGAAGCCTGGCTGGTGTCACCCACTCTGGCTCGTCATGACTCGCACTGTTCCAGGAGCCCTCTGGGAACACAACTACAGATGAGAGCTATGATGGGACAGCACAGGCCTGACTGGCAGTGCAACCCTGGTCAGACAGGGCCACACCTTTGGAGAGGCTACACTGCCAGTCCTGTGTAACAGAAGTGTCCTCCCTTGGGTACCATGCAGTGGCAGAGGGTGGGCCCATCTCACCTGTGGGTTGCTGGTGTTCGAGGTATCATCCCCGTTAATGGTGGGCTCTGGGAGGCTGCCGTCCTCCAGCACATTGGAGAGACTAGAGCTGTGGTGGCCAGGGGCAGCAGAAAAGGGCCTCGGCCCATCCAGTGGGGAAGGAGTGccaggctggctggctggagTAAGAGTACCACTGCTGCCGCCACCACCAGCAGTGTTGCCTGATCCTACACTAGACCGTTCCAGGCCCAGGTCAAAGGGCATGCAGAATGGGGAGAGAGCATGGTAAAAGCCATCAGGGTCAGGGCAGGGGGCCTCTGAGGGCAGGAAGACATCTGAAGGCTCAGCAGGTGACTCAGTGGGTGGCTTGGGTGGGGCTGGCTTGGGAGAGGTGGGTGACTctggggaagaaggagggggaCTGCCAGCTGTGGCAGCCTCCAGGACATATAGCCGGGTCAGCACATCCTGCCAGCCAGCCTGTCGGGCCAGAAGGCGCACTATATCTGGCTGTCCATAGATGAGGTGGAAGAGCTGCAGGCAAGAGCACAGCACGTGAGGACGCATCCAACTGCCTGCCCCAGACCCTCATCCGGGGTCTTTGCAGAGGAGGGCTCCAGAGACCCCCTCATGAGACAGGCAAGGTGAAGGCCAGAGGGTAGAAGccaccctccccctcccccaaagCTTTTACATCTCATGCTCACCTGGCGACAGATGTCTAGGCGAACGCTGAGGTCAGCCTGGAGGGACAGCTGTACCACAGCCAGCAGATCTGAGAGGTTCAGGCAATCTGGGGGGGATGGGTTGGGGGGACCTGAGGGACTGACCCGACTAGGAAGGGTCgggcccagccctggcccctgtGCCACtaccttccttcttcctgcctgcctgccctgtTTTTCTGACATGTCACCCCCTCCACTTGGCTGTAACCAGGTTGTACCTGCCCCCAGGAACAGCTTGTAGAGTCCCTGGCAGAGCTGGGGGGAAACAGTCCCCTCAGGCAAGCAGGCAATCAGACCCTGGAGACCACACTCCCGCAGCCGGAGGCGCTGGCGGCTCCGCTCAGGTAGCCGCTCATTCTGCTGCAGTCTGCGCAGGATCTGTGTGGGGGTCATCGGAGGACTGTCATCATGTGGAAGGAGTTACTGTAGGAGGGGAAGTCACCGTGCAGGTGTGTGGCTCAAGAGGCCCTTGAAGGCAGCTTCATCTGCTGGCCCAAGGCCTGCTGTACCTCCCTGAACCCCAGGCAGGGGCCCCAGTGAATGGGATGCCAGGGGAGGGGATGGGCTGGATGTACCTTGCAGACTCGATCGGGCAGCAGGGGCAGTGACCCTGGCCGCACTAGCAGGGCCAGCAGCACTTCGAGGTTCCCTGGCTCCAACAGAAAGATAGCCAAGGACTCCTGCGCCAGGGAACCGTGCAGCAGGGCTAGCAGCAGGTCCAGCACACCCACCACCTGGGGATGCAGAGTCTCACACTGTGCCAGGCCCCCATGCCCCCCTCACCCAAGCCTCCCCTTCCCCAACCTCCAGCCTACCTGGCCATCATCGCCTGTGGCTGCCAAAAAGTTCAGCATGATCTGCGTGACCTGCACGTCATCTGCTGAGAGGCTCCGCACCAGGAACTCCCTTGCCAGGCCCAGGAGGGAGGTCTGCACGGTGCGTAGGTCGTCAGCAGCCAGGGGGCGCTCCCGCTGCGGGCTGGCAGGTCAGCAGGCACACCCAGCCAGGTCCGGAGAAAGGTGGGGAGACAGggggagaaagggggagagagggggagagagggggagggagggtgggcagGTGAGTCAGGTAAGCGCATAGCCCAGTCCCCAAGGCCAGAGGCCACTGTGTCAGCGTCAGCCCCCCATGGCCCATCTGGCCCCACTGGCCTCACCTGTAGTGGGTGCGCAGAGCATCCAGGATAAACTGGACGCCGTACTTCTTCCGCAGCTTCTGTCTGTGCTCCCGAACGATGCTGGACATGTACTGGATGTGGCCTGAGCAGGAATGAGCAGGAGGCTCAGGCCACTAGGCTGAGCTGGACCCTTCAGATCCTCCAGGCCAGGGCCATGTGCCTGTCAGACTTCCAGGGCAGGGTCATAGTCCCCTCAGCCACCCCATGGCATTCTGGATTCCTATCAGGTGAGTCCCTCAGATCCCCCAGAGCAGCGTTCTAACTTCTCAGTGCTCAGCCACCCTATGGCCAGCCCCTTGCTCAGGTCCTCACACCTACCGAGGCGCACGGCGAAGTCACTGAGGGTCCAGAGGTGAAAGTTGAAGAGCAAATGCTGGTAGAGTAGGTACAGGAGGGGCCCGCTGCCCTCAGCCGCCACTTGCTCCATCAGCAGCTGGGCAGACATGAGCACGTTCATGTCCATGGCCCAGCTGGGGACCTGGGGTGAGACAGGAGCTGGAGTGAGGGCTCAGGCTCTGCCCACCTGCTGTCTGAACTTCTCAGCTGCCACCCTTCCCTGCACAGCCATGATGGCCACAGACATGGCCACCCACCTGCTCAGAACCCTTTGGGGGCTCCCTGCCGCCTCTGACATGCAAGCCTCCTGCCTGCTGTGCGGGTCCCCACCCCAACCTGTGCTGGGCCTTTCCCCAAATCTTCCAGATCCAACCCTGCTCGGCCTTTCAGGGCCCACTCAAGTATCAACTCTCCCAGGAGGTTCTCCATGACTGACAGGGCAGCAGGTTCCCCACTCAGTCCCCTCGGTCAGACAGGCTGACCATATCCCTAATCCTCCATGC contains the following coding sequences:
- the NBEAL2 gene encoding neurobeachin-like protein 2 isoform X8 yields the protein MAASERLYELWLLYYAQKDLGYLQQWLKAFVGAFKKSISLSSLEPRRPEEAGAEVPLLPLDALHVLAEQLHQADLEQALLLLKLFIILCRNLENIEAGRGQVLVPRVLALLTKLVAELKGCPPPQDQGAQLENVALHALLLCEGLFDPYQTWRRQRSGEVISSKEKSKYKFPPAALPQEFSAFFQESLQNADHLPPILLLRLIHLFCAILAGGKENGQMAVSDGSVKGLLSVVRGWSHGPAPDPHLVPLALEALVGAVHVLHASRTPPRGPELRALLESYFHVLNADWPAGLSSGPEEALVTLRVSMLDAIPMMLACEDRPVLQATFLSNNCFEHLTRLIQNSKLYLQARAPPEGDSDLATRLLTEPNVQKVLDQDTDAIAVHVVRVLTCIMSDSPSAKEVFKERIGYPHLQEVLQSHGPPTHRLLQELLNMAVEGDHSLCPPPPIRNEQPILVLVQWLPSLPTAELRLFLAQRLRWLCDSCPASRATCVQAGLVGCLLETLSTGLALEARCQEQLLALLQALGRVSIRPMELRHLLRPPPGLDSGPGGAEAGKARHAGAVIRSLSGMARHQGPARALRYFDLTPSMAGIMVPPVQRWPGPGFTFHAWLCLHPMDIAPTPAPTRPLQRKQLYSFFTSSGSGFEAFFTAAGTLVVAVCTRKEYLTMSLPEVSFADSAWHCVAIVHVPGRRPFSQNLVHVYKDGHLVKTAPLRCPSLSEPFSSCCIGSAGHRTTTTTTGLPMPPVPATLAYTHPALTRSQSVPASTGLGWGSGLVAPLQEGSIDSTLAGTQDTRWGSPTSLEGELGTVAIFHEALQATALWTLCTLGPNETAPFKPEGELHELSTRLLLHYSPQACKNNICLDLSPSHGLDGRLTGHRVETWDVKDVVNCVGGMGALLPLLERVAAQPKEAEASPAETHDLVGPELTSGHKTQGLVLPLGKSSEERMERNAVAAFLLMLRNFLQGHVVNQESLVQCQGPAIIGALLRKVPSWAMDMNVLMSAQLLMEQVAAEGSGPLLYLLYQHLLFNFHLWTLSDFAVRLGHIQYMSSIVREHRQKLRKKYGVQFILDALRTHYSPQRERPLAADDLRTVQTSLLGLAREFLVRSLSADDVQVTQIMLNFLAATGDDGQVVGVLDLLLALLHGSLAQESLAIFLLEPGNLEVLLALLVRPGSLPLLPDRVCKILRRLQQNERLPERSRQRLRLRECGLQGLIACLPEGTVSPQLCQGLYKLFLGADCLNLSDLLAVVQLSLQADLSVRLDICRQLFHLIYGQPDIVRLLARQAGWQDVLTRLYVLEAATAGSPPPSSPESPTSPKPAPPKPPTESPAEPSDVFLPSEAPCPDPDGFYHALSPFCMPFDLGLERSSVGSGNTAGGGGSSGTLTPASQPGTPSPLDGPRPFSAAPGHHSSSLSNVLEDGSLPEPTINGDDTSNTSNPQQTSEEELCNLLTNVLFSVTWRGVEGSDEAAWRERGQVFSVLTQLGASATLVRPPDCIKRSLLEMMLESALTDIKEAPVGVLASLTQQVLWLLRLLQDFLCAEGHGNQELWSEKLFEGVCSLLDRLGAWPHLANGTADLREMAQIGLRLVLGYILLEDPQLHAQAYVRLHMLLQTAVPARQEEACYVLSKLEAALGRALNTSSSESATDKTGPPPAATAAAERCSWLVPLVRTLLDRAYEPLGLQWGLPSLPPTNGSPTFFEDFQAFCATPEWRHFIDKQVQPTMSQFEMDTYAKSHDLMSGFWNACYDMLMSSGQRRQRERAQSRRAFQELVLEPAQRRARLEGLRYTAALKQQAAQHSTALLHWGTLWRQLASPCGAWALRDPPTLRWKLSSAETYSRMRLKLVPNHHFDPHLEASALRDNLGEVPLTPTEEASLPLAVTKEAKVSTPPEELQEDQLGEDELAELETPMEAAELDEQREKLVLSAECQLVTVVAVVPGLLEVTTQNVYFYDGSTERVETEEGIGYDFRRPLAQLREVHLRRFNLRRSALELFFIDQANYFLNFPCKVGTTPASSPSQTPRPQPGPIPPHTQVRNQVYSWLLRLRPPSQGYLSSRSPQEMLRASGLTQKWVQREISNFEYLMQLNTIAGRTYNDLSQYPVFPWVLQDYVSPTLDLSNPAVFRDLSKPIGVVNPKHAQLVREKYESFEDPAGTIDKFHYGTHYSNAAGVMHYLIRVEPFTSLHVQLQSGRFDCSDRQFHSVAAAWQARLESPADVKELIPEFFYFPDFLENQNGFDLGCLQLTNEKVGDVVLPPWASSPEDFIQQHRQALGL